A part of Candidatus Electrothrix aestuarii genomic DNA contains:
- the nqrF gene encoding NADH:ubiquinone reductase (Na(+)-transporting) subunit F, whose amino-acid sequence MQEIIAAVLTFLALQFLLVCLIVLAKKKLQPGGEVTIEINDKKELQVKPGSRLLTTLANEEIFISSACGGGGSCGQCRVTVKEGGGSILPTERGYITRREARQGMRLACQVQVKRDMQIEVPPEMLETRKWQCTVVSNENIATFIKELVLKLPEGEEMDFRPGGYIQIDIPPHALSFKSFDINKKFLSDWSKFRLFQYKSNVTMPITRAYSMANYPGEKGLLKLDVKIACPPGGCEEPPPPGKASSYIFNLKPGDEVTISGPYGDFYIHEGKQEMIYVGAGAGMAPLRSQILELMKGRHSNRKISYWYGSRTLLEVPYLDDFTALSEKYPNFTFHLCLSRPKEEDNWTGPVGHVHNVLYEEYLKDHEAPEDIQYYTCGPPMMTRSLVKMLIDLGVEEDNIYKDEFGG is encoded by the coding sequence ATGCAGGAAATTATTGCCGCCGTTCTTACCTTTCTCGCTCTCCAGTTTCTCTTGGTCTGCCTGATTGTGCTGGCAAAGAAGAAGCTCCAGCCGGGCGGAGAGGTCACCATTGAGATCAACGACAAAAAGGAGCTCCAGGTCAAGCCGGGGAGCCGTTTACTCACCACCCTGGCCAATGAGGAGATCTTTATCTCCTCGGCCTGCGGCGGTGGAGGCAGCTGCGGGCAATGCCGGGTCACGGTCAAGGAAGGTGGAGGCAGTATCCTGCCCACTGAGCGGGGCTATATCACGCGCCGGGAGGCCAGACAGGGCATGCGACTGGCCTGTCAGGTCCAGGTCAAGCGGGACATGCAGATTGAGGTGCCGCCAGAGATGCTGGAGACCCGGAAATGGCAATGCACGGTGGTCTCCAACGAGAATATCGCCACCTTTATCAAGGAGCTGGTGCTCAAGCTGCCCGAGGGTGAGGAAATGGATTTCCGGCCCGGCGGCTATATCCAGATTGATATCCCGCCTCATGCTCTCTCCTTTAAGAGCTTTGATATTAATAAAAAATTCCTGTCCGACTGGAGCAAGTTCCGCCTGTTTCAGTACAAGTCCAATGTGACCATGCCCATCACCCGTGCCTATTCTATGGCCAACTATCCCGGTGAAAAAGGGCTGCTCAAGCTGGATGTCAAGATCGCCTGTCCGCCTGGCGGCTGCGAAGAGCCACCCCCTCCGGGCAAGGCTTCTTCTTATATCTTTAACCTGAAACCGGGCGATGAGGTCACCATCTCCGGGCCTTACGGGGATTTCTACATCCACGAAGGCAAGCAGGAGATGATCTACGTGGGTGCCGGGGCAGGCATGGCCCCGCTGCGTAGCCAGATCCTGGAGCTGATGAAGGGACGCCATTCCAACCGCAAGATATCCTACTGGTACGGCAGCCGTACTTTGCTGGAGGTTCCCTACCTGGATGACTTTACTGCCCTGTCTGAAAAGTATCCCAATTTCACCTTTCATCTCTGCCTGTCCCGCCCCAAAGAGGAGGATAACTGGACCGGCCCGGTGGGTCATGTCCATAATGTCCTGTACGAGGAATACCTGAAAGACCACGAGGCACCCGAGGATATTCAATACTACACCTGCGGCCCGCCGATGATGACCCGCTCCCTGGTGAAGATGCTGATTGATCTCGGGGTGGAAGAAGATAATATCTATAAGGACGAGTTCGGCGGCTGA
- the nqrE gene encoding NADH:ubiquinone reductase (Na(+)-transporting) subunit E has product MLHYFEILFTSLFMENMVLSFFLGMCTFLAISKQINAAAGLGFAVLLIQTITVPINNLIYHYLLKPDALSWAGFPGLDLTFLGLLIYIGVIAAVVQILEMALDRFAPALYNTLGIYLPLLTVNCAILGGSLFMVEREYSFGESVFYGIGSGGGFLLAVVALAGIREKLEYADPPAGLQGLGLTFITAGLMALAFMGLAGISF; this is encoded by the coding sequence ATGCTGCATTATTTTGAAATACTGTTCACCTCCCTGTTTATGGAGAACATGGTGCTCTCCTTTTTTCTGGGGATGTGTACCTTTCTGGCGATCTCCAAGCAGATCAATGCGGCTGCCGGTCTGGGCTTTGCCGTGCTTCTGATCCAGACCATCACCGTGCCCATCAATAACCTGATCTACCATTATCTGCTCAAACCGGATGCCCTTTCCTGGGCCGGTTTCCCCGGACTGGACCTGACCTTTCTCGGCTTGCTCATCTACATCGGGGTCATTGCCGCAGTGGTCCAGATCCTGGAAATGGCCCTGGATCGCTTTGCCCCTGCCCTGTACAACACCCTGGGGATTTACCTGCCCCTGCTCACGGTGAATTGCGCCATCCTGGGAGGCAGCCTCTTTATGGTGGAACGCGAATACAGCTTCGGGGAAAGCGTGTTCTACGGCATCGGGTCTGGTGGCGGTTTTCTCCTGGCCGTGGTGGCTCTGGCCGGAATTCGGGAAAAGCTGGAATATGCCGATCCTCCGGCTGGCCTCCAGGGCCTCGGCCTGACCTTTATCACTGCCGGTCTGATGGCCCTGGCCTTTATGGGCCTGGCCGGAATTTCATTTTAA
- a CDS encoding NADH:ubiquinone reductase (Na(+)-transporting) subunit D, producing the protein MPEKKSELLLNPFFQRNPIALLVLGICSALAVTGSMATALVMSVCLSLVVAFSSLIISLIRQQIPNTVRIGIQITVIATLVILVDQILKAFFYDLAKQLSVYVGLIITNCIVMGRAEGFAMSHTPGKAFIDGLGNGMGYGFVLMTVSFCRELLGSGTVFGHEVLPLVADGGWYQGNGLMLLPSGAFFLIALVIWALRTVYPNQQEKD; encoded by the coding sequence ATGCCTGAGAAAAAAAGCGAACTCCTCCTCAACCCATTTTTCCAACGCAATCCCATTGCCCTGCTGGTGCTGGGGATCTGCTCGGCCCTGGCCGTGACCGGCAGCATGGCAACAGCTCTGGTCATGTCGGTCTGCCTTTCGCTGGTGGTGGCCTTTTCCAGCCTGATCATCAGCCTGATCCGCCAGCAGATCCCCAACACCGTGCGCATCGGCATCCAGATTACGGTGATCGCCACCCTGGTTATCCTGGTGGATCAAATCCTCAAGGCCTTTTTCTATGATCTTGCCAAGCAGCTTTCCGTCTATGTGGGCCTGATCATCACTAACTGTATCGTGATGGGCCGGGCAGAGGGCTTTGCCATGAGCCACACGCCGGGCAAGGCCTTTATTGACGGGTTGGGCAACGGCATGGGCTACGGCTTTGTCCTGATGACCGTATCTTTTTGCCGGGAGCTGCTGGGTAGCGGCACCGTCTTCGGCCATGAGGTCCTGCCTCTGGTTGCCGATGGTGGCTGGTATCAGGGCAACGGGTTGATGCTCCTGCCCAGCGGGGCCTTTTTCCTCATCGCCCTGGTGATCTGGGCCCTGCGCACGGTGTACCCCAACCAACAGGAGAAGGATTAA
- a CDS encoding Na(+)-translocating NADH-quinone reductase subunit C, translated as MDKETSTAAFRAVMVLALVCSVLVAGAAVGLRPLQEANRKLDRKKNILRAADLYQGKGDVEELFQQVETKVVRLADGSFVPPEEIDPAEFDQLGSLQSKETSKKLGKEEDKAGLNRLEKYSLVYLVKKDGQLDKVILPIRGKGLWSTLYGYLALSADLSTIIGITFYEHGETPGLGGEIENPDWQAGWQGKQLYDSNDPNGQPALQVVKGQGKGPHQVDGVSGATLTMKGVNNLMHFWFGEHGFGPFLERFRGVSKK; from the coding sequence ATGGATAAGGAAACATCCACCGCTGCCTTTCGCGCCGTCATGGTCCTGGCCTTGGTCTGCTCTGTTCTGGTTGCCGGGGCTGCTGTGGGACTCAGGCCGCTCCAGGAGGCCAACCGCAAGCTTGATCGGAAGAAAAACATCCTCCGGGCAGCCGATCTTTATCAGGGCAAGGGTGATGTGGAGGAATTGTTTCAACAGGTGGAGACCAAGGTCGTTCGTCTGGCAGATGGCAGCTTTGTTCCGCCCGAGGAGATTGATCCTGCGGAATTTGACCAACTCGGCTCTCTCCAAAGCAAGGAGACCAGCAAAAAACTGGGCAAGGAAGAGGATAAGGCGGGACTGAATCGCCTGGAAAAATATTCTCTGGTCTATCTGGTGAAAAAGGACGGACAGCTGGACAAGGTGATCCTGCCCATTCGCGGCAAGGGCCTCTGGTCCACTCTGTACGGCTATCTGGCCCTGTCAGCGGATCTTTCCACCATCATCGGCATCACCTTTTATGAACACGGCGAGACCCCCGGCCTGGGCGGTGAGATAGAAAATCCTGACTGGCAGGCCGGTTGGCAGGGCAAACAGCTCTATGACTCCAATGACCCCAACGGACAACCTGCCCTTCAGGTTGTGAAAGGTCAGGGAAAAGGGCCACATCAGGTGGACGGGGTCTCCGGTGCCACCCTGACCATGAAAGGGGTCAATAACCTGATGCATTTCTGGTTCGGTGAGCACGGGTTCGGCCCGTTTCTGGAACGATTCAGGGGTGTTTCTAAAAAATAA